In Rubrivirga marina, the following are encoded in one genomic region:
- a CDS encoding AAA family ATPase, producing MPDDLFAAAAERRRQRSAPLADRMRPRTLDEYVGQPHVLAPGKLLRRAVEADRVTSLILFGPPGTGKTTLARIIANTTRKHFASLNAVLAGVRDIREQIAAAQERLRLHGQGTILFVDEVHRFNKSQQDALLPHVENGTVTFVGATTENPYFEVNKALVSRSRVFELHTLTEADLRAVVVQALADAERGYGDLSVTVDEDALSHLVSTANGDARSLLNALELAVETTEADEAGQIRVTLEVAEDSIQQRAVLYDKDGDAHYDTVSAFIKSMRGSDPDAALYWMARMIYAGEDPRFVLRRMLIFACEDVGLADPNAVREAVACMQAFEFVGMPEGRFMLGQLCVYLATAPKSNSNFAFFSALEHVAKEQTLNVPNPLKDASRDKKGLGHGEGYKYPHAYRDHYVPEQYLPGGMQGTYFYEPSDQGYEARLQGRLEQLRQRDAEESLEKRVQRYAEDAE from the coding sequence ATGCCCGACGACCTCTTCGCCGCCGCCGCCGAACGCCGCCGCCAGCGGTCCGCCCCGCTCGCCGACCGGATGCGGCCGCGCACGCTCGACGAGTACGTCGGGCAGCCCCACGTCCTCGCGCCGGGCAAGCTCCTCCGCCGCGCCGTCGAGGCCGACCGCGTGACGAGCCTCATCCTGTTCGGCCCGCCCGGGACCGGCAAGACGACGCTCGCCCGGATCATCGCCAACACGACGCGGAAGCACTTCGCCAGCCTCAACGCCGTGCTGGCCGGCGTCAGGGACATCCGCGAGCAGATCGCGGCGGCGCAGGAGCGGCTCCGGCTCCACGGCCAGGGCACCATCCTGTTCGTGGACGAGGTCCACCGGTTCAACAAGAGCCAGCAGGACGCGCTGCTGCCGCACGTCGAGAACGGGACGGTCACGTTCGTCGGCGCGACGACCGAGAACCCGTACTTCGAGGTCAACAAGGCGCTCGTCTCGCGGAGCCGGGTCTTTGAGCTCCACACACTCACCGAGGCCGACCTCCGCGCTGTCGTCGTCCAGGCGCTCGCCGACGCCGAGCGCGGCTACGGCGACCTCTCCGTCACGGTGGACGAGGACGCGCTCAGCCACCTCGTGAGCACGGCCAACGGCGACGCCCGCTCGCTCCTCAACGCGCTCGAGCTGGCCGTCGAGACGACCGAGGCGGACGAGGCCGGCCAGATCCGCGTGACGCTGGAGGTCGCGGAGGACTCGATCCAGCAGCGGGCCGTCCTCTACGACAAGGACGGCGACGCCCACTACGACACGGTCTCGGCCTTCATCAAGTCGATGCGCGGCTCCGACCCCGACGCGGCGCTCTACTGGATGGCCCGGATGATCTACGCCGGCGAGGACCCCCGCTTCGTCCTCCGGCGGATGCTGATCTTCGCCTGCGAGGACGTGGGGCTGGCGGATCCGAACGCCGTCCGTGAGGCGGTCGCCTGCATGCAGGCGTTCGAGTTTGTCGGGATGCCGGAGGGGCGCTTCATGCTCGGCCAGCTCTGCGTCTACCTCGCCACGGCGCCCAAGAGCAACTCGAACTTCGCCTTCTTCAGCGCACTCGAGCACGTGGCGAAGGAGCAGACGCTCAACGTGCCGAACCCGCTCAAGGACGCGTCCCGCGACAAGAAGGGCCTCGGCCACGGGGAGGGCTACAAGTACCCCCACGCCTACCGCGACCACTACGTCCCGGAGCAGTACCTCCCGGGCGGGATGCAGGGGACGTACTTCTACGAGCCGTCCGACCAGGGGTACGAGGCCCGGTTGCAGGGGCGGCTGGAGCAGCTCCGCCAGCGGGACGCGGAGGAGAGCCTCGAAAAGCGGGTCCAGCGCTACGCGGAGGACGCCGAGTAG
- a CDS encoding serine hydrolase yields the protein MRLLAAAVILASTASAQPLDLREDPGLSDALVGLTEAAGLGGSFDVGEDGTQVTSLVVVDLAGPEPVWGGVAPDAFLYPASVYKMYVAAEVLRQVLEGRYDLDDPRVVTPHNAVDTAREVLSDPRPLLAAGDTVTVGYLLDLMVTRSDNSAANELIDLATRPAVDSLMHRYGWEGSEVTRKFLPRSVEDEGYADVPSTMTSGRHAAEFLALAATDRLVHPWVSRRLVALLTNQLDKTKLAAGLPREAVYAHKTGWWSFWTHDVGVVRDGEVHYAIALLTPVLEAEARPRMAEVGAAVHALMRARGAR from the coding sequence GTGCGCCTCCTCGCCGCCGCCGTGATCCTCGCCTCCACCGCCTCGGCCCAGCCCCTCGACCTCCGCGAGGACCCCGGTCTCAGCGACGCCCTCGTCGGCCTCACCGAGGCCGCCGGCCTCGGTGGGTCGTTCGACGTGGGCGAGGACGGGACGCAGGTCACGTCGCTCGTCGTCGTCGACCTCGCGGGGCCGGAGCCGGTCTGGGGCGGCGTCGCGCCCGACGCGTTCCTCTACCCGGCCAGCGTCTACAAGATGTACGTCGCCGCCGAGGTGCTGCGGCAAGTGCTGGAGGGCCGCTACGACCTCGACGACCCGCGCGTGGTGACGCCCCACAACGCTGTCGACACGGCGCGCGAGGTGCTCTCGGACCCGCGCCCGCTCCTCGCCGCCGGCGACACCGTGACGGTCGGGTACCTCCTCGACCTGATGGTCACGCGGAGCGACAACAGCGCGGCCAACGAGCTGATCGACCTCGCCACGCGCCCGGCCGTCGACTCGCTGATGCACCGCTACGGGTGGGAGGGCAGCGAGGTCACCCGGAAGTTCCTGCCCCGGAGCGTCGAGGACGAGGGCTACGCCGACGTCCCGAGCACGATGACGTCGGGCCGGCACGCGGCCGAGTTTCTCGCGCTGGCCGCGACGGACCGGCTCGTCCACCCCTGGGTGAGCCGCCGCCTCGTGGCGTTGCTGACGAACCAGCTCGACAAGACGAAGCTGGCGGCGGGCCTGCCACGGGAGGCCGTCTACGCCCACAAGACCGGCTGGTGGAGCTTTTGGACGCACGACGTCGGCGTCGTCCGCGACGGCGAGGTCCACTACGCGATCGCCCTCCTCACGCCGGTCCTCGAGGCCGAGGCGCGGCCGCGGATGGCCGAGGTCGGCGCGGCCGTCCACGCGCTGATGCGGGCGCGGGGCGCGCGCTGA